Part of the Paenibacillus sp. YPG26 genome, ACTTGATCCCCGGGAGCATAAAGGGCGCTGGGCGGAATGGTTCGGTAATGACAATCCGATCTATATTGAGCTTGGAATGGGCAAAGGACAGTTCATCAGTGGAATGAGTGTCAAATACCCGGATTGCAATTTCATTGGAATGGATATGTATGATGAATTAATCCGTAGAGCAAGTGAGAAGGCGCGTGGGATCTGGGCTCAGCAGGGTGTGGACAACCCCGTTAATGTTAAGCTCGCTTTGGGAAATATTGAGTCACTAGAGGAGTTCTTTGCTCCGGGTGAGGTGGAACGGATCTACCTGAATTTCAGTGATCCTTGGCCAAAATCCAGACACGGCCGCCGTCGGTTGACTCATCCGCGGTTCCTGGATAAATACCGTACGGTTCTGAATGAGAAGGGGGAGATTCATTTCAAGACGGATTCTCTGACCTTGTTTGAGTTCTCACTGAACTCCTTTGCGGCTGCTGGGCTTCAAATGAACAATATCTCATTAAGCCTGCACCGGGAAGGAATCAATGAGGAGCATGTTATGACTGAGTATGAGACGAAATTTGTCGGACAAGGGATGAATATTTACCGCTGTGAGGTTATGGTGGGAAATGAAGCTCTGCGCAAATATCATGAGCACAAGATGGATCAGTTCTGATAACGGAAATGAATAGAAGAAGGGGCTCTTCCTTAGTCGGCTATGACTAATGAACAGCCCCTTCTTTTAGTTCCAGTAGATCAATAATGGCTTGTGCGCTTTGCATAGGATGATATCGCTTGATCTGTTCAATGACGCGCTGGCGGTTGCATTTCACCTCATCATAGTGATCCGTAAGCTGGTTAATCCATTCTGTAATCACATGAAGGCCGGTAATGGGTGTTCCCCATCCCTGTGAAGCGAAATATTGGGAATTCTCTTCCTCTTGACCAGGCAAGGGCTTGTGGAACAGCATAGGAATTCCCTTGGCGAGGCCTTCCGAGCAGGTCATTCCGCCAGGCTTGGTAATCAGAAGATCGGAGACCTCCATCAGCTTATCGATTTCTTTGGTGAAGCCCATAAGATGGATATTCGGGTGCCTGAACCTCGGGTCTTCCTCCATCTTTTGAAGGGACTTAGCATTGCTGCCAAAGCAGAATATAAGCTGAATCTGCTCGCGGTAGCGGGCGAGAAGCGTATTGACAGCTTCATCCTTCATAAAGCCCCATCCACCGCCCATCACCAGCACCGTTGGAATATCAGCAAGGCCAAATTTCATCCTAATATCTTCTTTGCTGTGATGCCGTTCCCAGAAGCTTGGGTGAACAGGAATGCCGGTAATCCGGATTCTGTCTTCCTCCACACCCCGTTCAAGGAGTCTGTCCTTGACCTGATTGGTCGAGACGAGATAGCAATCGACCTCCCGGCTCACCCAGGTTCCATGCGCGTCATAATCCGTAATGACAGTACATAGTGGAACATCAAGCCCGAGCCGCTTCATACGCGAGATCACCGCACTGGGGATC contains:
- the trmB gene encoding tRNA (guanosine(46)-N7)-methyltransferase TrmB; translation: MRLRGRKGIRENLESQQDVVTLDPREHKGRWAEWFGNDNPIYIELGMGKGQFISGMSVKYPDCNFIGMDMYDELIRRASEKARGIWAQQGVDNPVNVKLALGNIESLEEFFAPGEVERIYLNFSDPWPKSRHGRRRLTHPRFLDKYRTVLNEKGEIHFKTDSLTLFEFSLNSFAAAGLQMNNISLSLHREGINEEHVMTEYETKFVGQGMNIYRCEVMVGNEALRKYHEHKMDQF
- a CDS encoding glycosyltransferase, whose translation is MQKQRVLLLSEGFGAGHTQAAYALSSSLRKVQPNVQTKVLELGSFLNPRMAPLIITAYKKTLSSQPRLVRMMYRSNYKKSLNRLTTLALHRIFYTHTTQLVKQIRPNVIVCTHPIPSAVISRMKRLGLDVPLCTVITDYDAHGTWVSREVDCYLVSTNQVKDRLLERGVEEDRIRITGIPVHPSFWERHHSKEDIRMKFGLADIPTVLVMGGGWGFMKDEAVNTLLARYREQIQLIFCFGSNAKSLQKMEEDPRFRHPNIHLMGFTKEIDKLMEVSDLLITKPGGMTCSEGLAKGIPMLFHKPLPGQEEENSQYFASQGWGTPITGLHVITEWINQLTDHYDEVKCNRQRVIEQIKRYHPMQSAQAIIDLLELKEGAVH